A stretch of Sphingomonas sp. JUb134 DNA encodes these proteins:
- the ada gene encoding bifunctional DNA-binding transcriptional regulator/O6-methylguanine-DNA methyltransferase Ada — protein sequence MTQQHVAQDPRWARIVARDAAADGQFWYSVATTGVYCRPSCPSRTANPENVTIHATLADARRTGARACLRCRPDADGMRTAGLDQIAAACRRIEMAETMPTLEALAAAAEMSPSHFQRRFKAVTGVTPRAYAAEHRAGRVRAALEAGAGVTEAIHAAGYGSSGRFYAEADAVLGMKPGVYRQGGAAETLRFAVAPTSLGHLLVAASAAGIAALLLGDDADALVADLRRRFANAQLEPGGDDFAAMVSQVVAFVEAPAATLDLPLDIRGTAFRRRVWEELRAIPAGATASYSEIAKRIGAPEAVRAVAGACAANAHALAIPCHRVLRSDGALSGYRWGTDRKRVLLDREAAARGD from the coding sequence ATGACACAGCAGCATGTTGCACAAGACCCGCGCTGGGCCCGGATCGTTGCCCGCGACGCGGCCGCGGACGGGCAGTTCTGGTACTCGGTGGCGACGACGGGCGTGTACTGCCGGCCGTCCTGCCCCTCGCGCACCGCCAATCCTGAGAATGTGACGATCCACGCGACGCTCGCGGACGCGCGCCGGACGGGCGCTCGGGCCTGCCTGCGGTGCCGGCCCGATGCGGACGGCATGCGCACGGCCGGCCTCGACCAGATCGCAGCGGCGTGCCGCAGGATTGAGATGGCCGAGACCATGCCGACGCTTGAGGCACTCGCCGCCGCAGCCGAGATGAGCCCGAGCCACTTCCAGCGCCGCTTCAAGGCGGTGACGGGCGTCACGCCCCGCGCCTATGCCGCGGAGCACCGTGCCGGGCGGGTACGGGCGGCGCTGGAAGCGGGCGCCGGTGTCACCGAGGCGATCCACGCCGCCGGCTATGGTTCGAGCGGCCGCTTCTATGCCGAGGCGGACGCGGTGCTGGGGATGAAGCCCGGTGTTTATCGCCAGGGTGGCGCGGCCGAGACCCTGCGCTTCGCCGTCGCGCCGACGAGCCTCGGCCATCTGTTGGTCGCCGCGAGCGCCGCAGGAATCGCGGCGCTGCTCCTGGGCGACGATGCCGATGCGCTGGTGGCAGACCTTCGCCGTCGCTTCGCCAACGCGCAACTGGAGCCGGGCGGCGACGATTTTGCCGCGATGGTGTCGCAGGTGGTGGCGTTCGTGGAGGCTCCTGCCGCCACGCTGGATCTGCCGCTCGACATCCGCGGCACCGCTTTTCGACGGCGGGTGTGGGAGGAACTGCGCGCGATCCCGGCGGGGGCGACCGCGAGCTATTCGGAGATCGCGAAGCGGATCGGCGCACCCGAGGCGGTGCGCGCGGTCGCGGGTGCCTGTGCCGCCAACGCGCACGCGTTGGCGATCCCGTGCCATCGTGTGCTTCGCAGCGACGGCGCCCTGTCGGGCTATCGCTGGGGCACGGACCGCAAGCGCGTGCTGCTCGACCGCGAAGCCGCGGCGCGCGGGGATTGA
- a CDS encoding oxidoreductase: MLNVGLIGFGLAGRAFHAPLIAATPALRLAAVVTSRAQEVAALYPEARAVASVDALLADPAIDLVVVATPNDTHAPLARAALEAGKHVVVDKPFALSVEDARELAVLAVTHARMLTVFHNRRWDTDFRTVEHLLRDGTLGEVHLAELRWDRFRPAIKQGWRETPHAGAGLLADLGPHLIDQAIRLFGVPEAVSADIAIQREAAQVDDYFELTLHYGSRRVILGAASLVAAPRPRFALHGTLGSFVKYGIDPQEPVLRAGGTPSDPGYGVEPESAWGTLFDGEAGERRLRSAAGIWPRFYEQAAAAIVEGSAPPVEPEDAIAGLELLELARQSACEGRRLRFPRR; this comes from the coding sequence ATGCTGAACGTCGGGCTGATCGGTTTCGGGCTTGCGGGGCGCGCGTTTCATGCGCCGCTGATCGCCGCCACCCCCGCCCTCCGCCTCGCCGCAGTCGTCACGTCGCGTGCGCAGGAAGTGGCAGCGCTGTATCCGGAGGCTCGTGCCGTGGCCTCCGTCGACGCCCTGCTCGCGGACCCTGCGATCGATCTGGTGGTGGTGGCGACGCCGAATGACACTCATGCGCCGCTCGCCCGCGCCGCGCTGGAGGCCGGCAAGCATGTCGTCGTGGACAAGCCCTTTGCCCTCAGCGTCGAGGATGCGCGCGAACTTGCCGTGCTTGCCGTGACGCACGCGCGGATGCTCACCGTCTTCCACAACCGGCGCTGGGACACGGACTTCCGCACGGTCGAGCATCTGCTGCGCGACGGCACGCTCGGCGAGGTGCACCTCGCAGAACTGCGCTGGGACCGTTTCCGTCCCGCCATCAAGCAAGGCTGGCGCGAGACCCCGCACGCCGGCGCAGGATTGTTGGCCGACCTCGGCCCGCACCTCATCGACCAGGCGATCCGCCTGTTCGGCGTGCCGGAGGCGGTGTCGGCGGACATCGCGATCCAGCGGGAGGCGGCGCAGGTGGACGACTATTTCGAGCTGACGCTCCACTATGGAAGCCGCCGGGTGATCCTGGGCGCCGCCTCTCTGGTCGCGGCCCCCCGCCCCCGCTTTGCGTTGCACGGAACGCTCGGCAGCTTCGTGAAATACGGCATCGATCCGCAGGAGCCGGTGCTGCGCGCGGGCGGAACCCCGTCCGACCCCGGCTATGGAGTCGAGCCGGAATCCGCCTGGGGAACGCTTTTCGACGGCGAGGCCGGGGAGCGTCGCCTGCGCAGTGCTGCCGGGATTTGGCCGCGCTTCTATGAACAGGCCGCGGCCGCCATCGTCGAGGGCAGCGCTCCGCCCGTCGAGCCGGAGGATGCCATCGCGGGTCTCGAATTGCTCGAACTCGCCCGGCAATCCGCATGCGAAGGACGTCGACTTCGCTTCCCCAGGCGCTGA
- a CDS encoding IS110 family transposase → MDISVLGIDLGKNSCSVVGLDAIGKVVVRRRMRRETVITYAATLPACVVAMEACCGAHHMGRALARQGHAVRLMSPEYVRPYVKAQKNDDRDAEAIAEAATRPTMRFVELKTEEQLDMQTLHRIRDQLVGDRTSLMNQIRSLLLERGYIVPQGRAKLALRLGEMLDGDEPVLGSRIHRLVSDMRLRWSALDERIADLDAEFTDAARADERTRRLLTIPGIGALNATALVAAIGDARTFGRGRDLAAWLGLVPRQATTGGKPRLLGITKRGSRYLRKNLIQGARASLPVMSKSDTRLGAWLRGLLSRSHHNTVVVALAAKMARIVWALLRHERTYDPVAQAA, encoded by the coding sequence ATGGACATTTCTGTGCTCGGGATCGATCTTGGCAAGAACAGCTGCAGCGTGGTTGGGCTGGACGCAATTGGCAAGGTTGTCGTCCGCCGACGAATGCGGCGCGAGACAGTCATCACCTACGCGGCGACCTTGCCGGCCTGCGTTGTGGCGATGGAGGCCTGCTGCGGTGCGCATCACATGGGACGTGCCTTGGCGCGACAAGGCCATGCGGTACGATTGATGTCGCCGGAATACGTCCGCCCTTACGTCAAGGCGCAGAAAAACGATGATCGTGATGCCGAGGCGATCGCCGAGGCGGCGACACGGCCGACTATGCGGTTTGTCGAGCTAAAGACCGAGGAGCAACTCGACATGCAGACGCTCCATCGTATCCGTGACCAGCTTGTCGGAGACCGCACCTCCCTGATGAACCAGATCAGGAGCCTCCTCCTCGAACGCGGTTACATCGTCCCACAGGGGCGTGCAAAGCTTGCCCTTCGGCTGGGTGAGATGCTGGATGGTGACGAACCGGTACTCGGCTCCCGCATTCACCGGCTGGTGAGCGACATGCGCCTGCGCTGGAGCGCGCTCGACGAACGGATCGCAGATCTCGATGCCGAGTTCACCGATGCGGCTCGGGCGGATGAACGGACACGGCGATTGCTGACCATTCCCGGCATCGGTGCGCTTAATGCCACTGCGCTGGTGGCAGCGATCGGGGATGCCCGGACCTTCGGGCGCGGGCGCGACCTTGCCGCATGGCTGGGCTTGGTGCCGCGGCAGGCAACGACCGGAGGCAAGCCGCGGTTGCTCGGTATCACCAAACGTGGGAGCCGTTACCTGCGCAAGAACCTGATCCAAGGTGCGCGTGCGTCCCTGCCGGTCATGAGCAAGAGCGATACGCGACTTGGCGCCTGGCTGCGCGGTCTCCTCTCACGTTCTCATCACAACACCGTCGTGGTGGCATTGGCCGCCAAGATGGCGCGTATCGTGTGGGCGCTGCTGCGACACGAGCGCACCTACGATCCGGTTGCACAAGCAGCCTGA
- a CDS encoding MucR family transcriptional regulator, with protein sequence MAEDVSELNAVELATELTIAWLNNANNRVSAEDVPTFLQTMHATVVGLSGGASSEPVETAPTEDYTPAVSVRKSLASKDHIISMIDGKPYKTLRRHLAGHGLTPEQYRERYNLKSDYPMVAENYSQSRRDMAKRIGLGRKPRTGGDDATAAEAPAAPKRRGRKPKDATAE encoded by the coding sequence ATGGCCGAAGACGTTTCCGAGTTGAATGCGGTGGAACTCGCAACCGAGCTCACCATCGCCTGGCTCAACAATGCGAACAACCGCGTGTCGGCCGAAGATGTGCCGACCTTCCTGCAGACGATGCACGCGACCGTGGTTGGGCTGAGCGGCGGCGCATCTTCGGAACCGGTCGAGACGGCCCCGACGGAAGATTACACGCCCGCCGTCTCGGTGCGGAAGTCGCTCGCGTCGAAGGACCACATCATTTCGATGATCGACGGCAAGCCGTACAAGACCCTGCGCCGCCATCTGGCAGGGCACGGACTGACCCCGGAACAGTATCGCGAGCGCTACAATCTGAAGTCCGACTATCCGATGGTCGCGGAGAATTATTCGCAGAGCCGCCGCGACATGGCCAAGCGCATCGGGCTCGGCCGCAAGCCGCGCACCGGTGGCGACGATGCGACCGCCGCAGAGGCGCCTGCCGCCCCGAAGCGCCGTGGCCGCAAGCCCAAGGACGCGACCGCCGAGTGA
- a CDS encoding alpha-ketoglutarate-dependent dioxygenase AlkB — MAAQLDLFGTPLLPGLSYGEEVLDAPEEAALVAAIDACELTPFRFQGWTGKRLTTSFGWSYDFDRGRIAPGVEIPAFRGPLRERAAAFAGMPAAELEQALLIRYDPGAGIGWHRDRPMFEHVVGISLGEPAVLRLRRRTDTGFERRSLTLAPRSIYHLSGEARHAWEHGIAAMERTRWSVTFRSLSALGRRAAALAQG, encoded by the coding sequence ATGGCCGCCCAGCTAGACCTGTTCGGAACCCCGCTGCTGCCGGGCCTCTCCTATGGCGAAGAGGTGCTCGATGCGCCTGAGGAGGCAGCGCTCGTGGCGGCGATCGACGCGTGCGAGCTGACGCCGTTCCGCTTCCAGGGGTGGACGGGCAAGCGGCTGACCACGTCGTTCGGCTGGAGCTATGACTTCGATCGGGGACGGATCGCGCCGGGGGTGGAGATCCCGGCGTTCCGGGGGCCTTTGCGGGAGCGCGCGGCGGCGTTCGCGGGGATGCCGGCGGCCGAGCTCGAGCAGGCGCTGCTCATCCGCTACGACCCGGGGGCGGGGATCGGCTGGCACCGCGACCGGCCGATGTTCGAGCATGTCGTGGGCATTTCGCTGGGAGAGCCGGCCGTCCTGCGCCTGCGGCGGCGCACCGACACCGGCTTCGAGCGCCGCAGCCTGACGCTTGCACCGCGATCGATCTACCATCTTTCCGGCGAGGCGCGGCACGCGTGGGAGCACGGCATCGCGGCGATGGAGCGCACGCGCTGGTCGGTCACCTTCCGCAGCCTGTCGGCCCTGGGCCGGCGCGCGGCGGCGCTGGCCCAGGGTTGA
- a CDS encoding chemotaxis protein CheW, whose product MPNRAPDPLLLFRAGDHRLALPARDVREVLPLLPIARPPTLPRPLAGFVDVRGETLPVLAPALLFDGGIALGTLDLFSHLIRPHGPAATMPCLLVDRVEDMVTPDADAIRPVEAEASHNGAILAEVTLPDGPAHLLSLARLLSEAERERLAALAAQAEARAADWAIG is encoded by the coding sequence ATGCCCAATCGTGCCCCCGATCCGCTGCTGCTGTTTCGTGCCGGTGACCACCGGCTCGCGCTCCCGGCGCGGGACGTGCGCGAGGTGCTGCCGCTGCTTCCGATCGCGCGGCCGCCGACCCTGCCCCGCCCCCTCGCCGGCTTCGTCGACGTCCGGGGCGAGACGCTGCCCGTCCTGGCACCCGCACTTCTGTTCGACGGCGGCATTGCCTTGGGCACCTTGGACCTGTTCTCCCATCTGATCCGGCCGCACGGGCCTGCTGCCACCATGCCGTGCCTGCTGGTCGATCGCGTCGAGGACATGGTCACCCCCGATGCCGACGCCATCCGCCCGGTGGAGGCCGAGGCGAGCCACAATGGCGCGATCCTGGCCGAGGTGACGCTGCCCGACGGCCCCGCACACCTGTTGTCGCTCGCCCGGCTGCTCAGCGAAGCGGAACGCGAGCGGCTGGCGGCCCTAGCAGCGCAGGCGGAGGCGCGCGCCGCCGATTGGGCGATCGGGTGA
- a CDS encoding CheR family methyltransferase gives MSLAAQRHALPSAPVDDPAFAGIKARIVERTGHHYYVDKDDQLFEHIARRMAANGIDALADYAARLADPIAAAAEWRALESAITINETFFFRFAEQFDVLRRCVLPKLLRERRAKRQLRVWSVGCSTGAEAHSVSILLRDLLGDAVSDWKIGITGTDIDDAAIAAAREARYTSWALRTLGEAERERLFDREGDRWRLKARYRGLARFEHANMMALLDDDAPLQFSEFDIILCRNVLIYFRSDVAKQLVGALVRRLAPTGLLFIGHAEPNPEFADVARPVLVDGVLAYARLDAPAELPVAAPAPPPSPPASPAPPRVAPSRPAAPPRAAPAATPAPPPAAPPPAPPAPKPAAAGEVRTALSRGDASQALELAEQEALATPRDPVAHYLAALGALALGDGVRAERGFRSALYLDNGFAMAHYLLGRHLLAHGRDAEGNRALRNAARAAAGMANDAELPEGDGMTAGSLVAAVRATLGGAA, from the coding sequence GTGAGCCTGGCCGCGCAGCGCCACGCGCTGCCGTCTGCGCCGGTCGACGATCCCGCCTTTGCCGGCATCAAGGCGCGGATCGTCGAGCGCACCGGCCACCATTACTACGTCGACAAGGACGACCAGCTGTTCGAGCACATCGCGCGCCGCATGGCCGCGAACGGCATCGACGCGCTGGCGGACTATGCCGCCCGGCTGGCGGACCCGATCGCGGCGGCCGCGGAATGGCGCGCGCTCGAAAGCGCGATCACGATCAACGAGACCTTCTTCTTCCGCTTCGCCGAACAGTTCGACGTGCTGCGCCGCTGCGTGCTGCCGAAGCTGCTGCGGGAACGGCGGGCGAAGCGCCAGCTGCGCGTGTGGAGCGTCGGCTGCTCGACCGGGGCAGAGGCCCACTCGGTATCGATCCTGCTGCGCGACCTGCTTGGAGACGCAGTCTCCGACTGGAAGATCGGCATCACCGGCACCGACATCGACGATGCCGCGATCGCCGCCGCGCGCGAGGCGCGCTACACGTCGTGGGCATTGCGTACCCTGGGAGAGGCGGAACGCGAGCGGCTGTTCGATCGCGAAGGCGACCGCTGGCGGCTGAAGGCGCGCTATCGCGGTCTCGCCCGCTTCGAACACGCCAACATGATGGCGCTGCTGGACGATGACGCGCCGCTGCAGTTCAGCGAGTTCGACATCATCCTGTGCCGCAACGTCCTGATCTATTTCCGCAGCGACGTCGCCAAGCAGCTGGTCGGCGCGCTGGTGCGCCGGCTCGCGCCCACCGGGCTGCTGTTCATCGGCCATGCCGAGCCGAACCCGGAGTTCGCGGACGTCGCACGTCCGGTGCTGGTCGATGGTGTCCTTGCATATGCGCGGCTCGACGCGCCTGCGGAGCTCCCCGTCGCTGCGCCCGCACCGCCGCCCTCTCCGCCGGCATCCCCTGCCCCGCCGCGCGTCGCGCCGTCCAGGCCGGCCGCCCCGCCCAGGGCCGCGCCCGCCGCAACCCCGGCTCCACCGCCTGCCGCGCCCCCGCCCGCACCGCCAGCGCCAAAGCCCGCCGCCGCCGGAGAAGTGCGCACCGCGCTGTCCCGCGGCGACGCGAGCCAGGCACTCGAACTGGCGGAGCAGGAGGCGCTCGCCACGCCGCGCGACCCGGTCGCCCACTACCTCGCAGCGCTCGGCGCCCTCGCGCTTGGAGACGGGGTTCGTGCAGAGCGGGGATTTCGCAGCGCGCTATATCTCGATAACGGGTTCGCGATGGCGCATTATCTGCTTGGCCGACATCTCCTGGCGCATGGGCGCGACGCCGAGGGCAACCGCGCGCTCCGCAATGCCGCGCGCGCAGCCGCCGGGATGGCGAACGACGCCGAGTTGCCGGAGGGCGACGGCATGACCGCAGGTAGCCTCGTCGCCGCCGTCCGCGCCACCCTCGGGGGCGCCGCATGA
- a CDS encoding chemotaxis protein CheW, protein MSMPGDVRVAAPFLDAEAVAAVLAERQRALAPPEAADQRSRIRVLTWTLGEETYATPLADLFEVAAIPRVTAVPGAPAALVGLIAWRGAVLNLFDPAVAFRLAAPEEPGRAMLVLRHAAPRIALQVSAITAAAAVVDPGATGGEALTRFVEADGGQRLAVVNTALLIQRLLARPLQEG, encoded by the coding sequence ATGAGCATGCCGGGAGACGTCCGGGTCGCAGCGCCCTTCCTCGATGCAGAGGCCGTCGCAGCCGTGCTCGCGGAGCGCCAGCGCGCGCTCGCCCCGCCCGAGGCAGCCGACCAGCGCAGCCGCATCCGCGTCCTCACCTGGACCCTGGGCGAGGAAACCTATGCGACCCCGCTCGCGGACCTCTTCGAGGTGGCGGCGATCCCGCGCGTCACCGCGGTTCCGGGCGCGCCTGCCGCCCTGGTGGGGCTGATCGCGTGGCGGGGCGCCGTCCTCAACCTCTTCGATCCGGCCGTGGCGTTCCGCCTGGCCGCCCCCGAGGAGCCCGGCCGCGCGATGCTGGTGCTGCGCCATGCGGCGCCGCGCATCGCCCTCCAGGTCTCCGCCATCACCGCCGCCGCCGCCGTCGTCGATCCCGGCGCCACGGGCGGCGAGGCATTGACGCGCTTCGTCGAAGCGGACGGTGGCCAGCGTCTGGCCGTCGTGAACACTGCGCTGCTGATCCAGCGGCTCCTCGCCCGTCCCCTGCAGGAAGGATAA
- a CDS encoding methyl-accepting chemotaxis protein yields MSVSTRIVAGFGIITAILVALGLYSLQQVGVVRSNVDRIVQRDYAAILDVDSIARAEARMREARLMAVMHAMRSGRGIPGDITDWQSRANETAAALAKLTATAEKNRETAVNQGRIEQWRQLSEGAQAVQASFDRLRPASARQLEMLENGNIEGAIEAGEEIDRHHAALAQSLGQVRTIVSNTIEVGRRATQDVYESTRTSILIGLLIAIAVSVVVAFTIRRSITGPLSDFMSFAGRIGEGDLSGETRITGSDELGQLGATLNTMVVGLREIARQSRAATEDLNAAATEIRASTQEQAASVEEQLAAVQETAATVDEITHSGAQITLRAQEVIAAAQATAQTSDTGRTAVHDTARAMDAIREQAEAVAGNIVALSEKTQTIGDIIATVNDVSERSHLLALNASIEAAAAGEQGRSFAIVASEMKTLADQAKSATRNVRSILGDIQRGINASVMLTEEAVKRVASGKERTDASQSAINELATRVQENVHTFQQIVASTNQQQIGIEQVTIALQNIRQASQQTAASTRQLDQAAGDLTQLSRTLVGLTERYRV; encoded by the coding sequence TTGTCGGTTTCCACTCGGATCGTTGCCGGGTTCGGCATCATCACGGCCATTCTGGTCGCGTTGGGCCTCTACTCGCTCCAGCAGGTGGGCGTGGTCCGCTCGAACGTCGATCGGATCGTCCAGCGCGATTATGCCGCGATTCTCGATGTCGACTCCATCGCCCGTGCCGAGGCACGGATGCGCGAGGCGCGGCTGATGGCGGTGATGCACGCGATGCGCAGCGGCCGCGGCATTCCGGGTGACATCACCGACTGGCAGTCGCGCGCCAACGAAACGGCAGCCGCGCTCGCGAAGCTGACCGCAACCGCGGAGAAGAACCGCGAGACCGCGGTCAACCAGGGCCGCATCGAACAATGGCGCCAGCTGTCCGAGGGCGCGCAGGCGGTGCAGGCGTCGTTCGATCGCCTGCGCCCCGCGAGCGCACGCCAGCTGGAGATGCTGGAGAACGGCAATATCGAGGGTGCGATCGAGGCGGGCGAAGAGATTGATCGCCACCATGCCGCGCTCGCGCAGAGCCTCGGCCAGGTCCGCACGATCGTCAGCAACACGATCGAGGTCGGGCGGCGCGCGACCCAGGACGTCTATGAAAGCACGCGCACGTCGATCCTGATCGGGCTGCTGATCGCGATCGCGGTCAGCGTCGTGGTCGCCTTCACGATCCGTCGCTCGATCACCGGGCCGCTGAGCGACTTCATGAGTTTCGCCGGCCGCATCGGCGAAGGCGACCTGTCGGGCGAGACGCGCATCACCGGCAGCGACGAACTCGGCCAGCTGGGTGCCACCCTCAACACGATGGTGGTGGGCCTCCGCGAGATCGCCCGTCAGAGCCGCGCCGCCACCGAGGACCTGAACGCCGCCGCCACCGAGATCCGCGCTTCCACCCAGGAGCAGGCCGCCTCGGTCGAGGAACAGCTCGCCGCCGTGCAGGAAACCGCCGCTACCGTCGACGAGATCACCCATTCGGGCGCCCAGATCACGTTGCGAGCACAGGAAGTGATCGCCGCGGCGCAGGCGACCGCCCAGACCAGCGACACCGGCCGCACCGCCGTTCACGACACCGCCCGCGCGATGGACGCGATCCGCGAACAGGCGGAGGCGGTCGCCGGCAACATCGTCGCGCTGTCGGAAAAGACGCAGACCATCGGCGACATCATCGCGACCGTGAACGACGTGTCCGAACGCTCCCACCTCCTCGCCCTCAACGCCTCGATCGAGGCGGCGGCGGCCGGCGAGCAGGGCCGCAGCTTCGCGATCGTCGCGTCGGAGATGAAGACGCTGGCCGACCAGGCGAAGTCCGCCACCCGCAACGTTCGCTCGATCCTGGGCGACATCCAGCGCGGCATCAACGCCTCGGTGATGCTGACGGAGGAAGCCGTGAAGCGCGTTGCATCGGGCAAGGAGCGCACCGACGCCAGCCAGTCGGCGATCAACGAGCTGGCGACACGCGTGCAGGAGAACGTCCACACCTTCCAGCAGATCGTCGCTTCCACCAACCAGCAGCAGATCGGCATCGAGCAGGTGACCATCGCGCTGCAGAACATCCGCCAGGCAAGCCAGCAGACCGCGGCCAGCACCCGCCAGCTCGACCAGGCGGCGGGCGACCTCACCCAGCTGTCGCGAACGCTGGTGGGCCTGACCGAACGCTATCGCGTCTGA
- a CDS encoding response regulator, which produces MDELRAELLAAFAAELAEHMAGIREALADAAAGRPVDLREFSRRTHSLKGAARAVDLPATEAAAHAAETILLAAERGERALDTATLAELRTLADAIEDGARSDTKQEDAPEATAAASSTPTDRVHVAGRHVERLARSVHDLANHISEQDRILEMVEVLGAELADMPATQDGELARRIARLVGSTERLRREVGRQRWALDRAAANIERDAERILLLPVATLFEGHERMVRDLATSQGKFAELTMEPIEAEADRRVLQALREPLLHLLRNAVSHGIEPPAVRARAGKPEGGTISVLPTTDRGRLNIVIRDDGAGLDPKAIEARAREAGLIAAGAPTPSRRALYALLFEQGFSTSRTVDEVSGRGIGLSVVAETVRRLHGRVRILPGRPMGTEIRLSVPLALARQALLLVEAGGGRHALPAASVDRVLRLTPDAFDRTEGGAVLMLEEEAVPVAELADLLGLPASEAPDGARPAVVIEGSDQRRVLLVDALDDVRSLVVGDPTAVAADVPLIWGTVLLEDGIALVLEPEALLAADASGPRRRPRIAPATRPVQRTVLVVDDSITTRTLEKSILEAQGYRVLIAVDGLAGLEQLRAGIEPIDLVVADVEMPRMDGFGLLTAIRNDPALQALPVVMMTSRNSPDDIERGLQLGANAYVTKQEFDQGTLISVVQQLV; this is translated from the coding sequence GTGGACGAACTCCGCGCAGAACTGCTCGCGGCCTTCGCCGCCGAGCTTGCCGAGCACATGGCCGGCATCCGCGAGGCGCTTGCGGATGCCGCCGCCGGTCGCCCCGTCGATCTGCGCGAGTTCAGCCGCCGCACCCACAGCCTGAAGGGGGCGGCGCGTGCGGTCGACCTGCCGGCGACCGAAGCGGCTGCCCATGCCGCCGAGACCATCCTGCTCGCCGCAGAGCGCGGGGAACGCGCGCTCGATACCGCGACCTTGGCCGAGCTGCGCACCCTGGCCGACGCGATCGAGGACGGCGCCCGCAGCGACACCAAGCAAGAGGACGCGCCGGAGGCGACCGCCGCGGCATCCTCGACACCGACGGATCGCGTGCACGTCGCCGGCCGCCACGTCGAGCGGCTCGCACGCTCGGTCCACGACCTTGCCAACCACATCTCCGAGCAGGACCGGATCCTGGAGATGGTCGAGGTGCTCGGGGCCGAGCTGGCCGACATGCCTGCCACGCAGGACGGCGAGCTTGCCCGCCGGATCGCCCGCCTGGTCGGCAGCACGGAACGACTGCGCCGCGAAGTCGGCCGCCAGCGCTGGGCGCTGGACCGCGCCGCCGCCAACATCGAGCGGGACGCGGAACGCATCCTGCTGCTGCCGGTGGCCACCCTCTTCGAGGGGCATGAGCGGATGGTCCGTGACCTTGCCACCAGCCAGGGCAAGTTCGCCGAGCTTACCATGGAGCCGATCGAGGCGGAGGCGGATCGCCGCGTGCTCCAGGCGCTGCGTGAGCCGTTGCTCCACCTGCTGCGCAACGCGGTCAGCCACGGGATCGAACCGCCGGCGGTGCGCGCCCGGGCTGGCAAGCCGGAGGGTGGCACGATCAGCGTCCTCCCCACCACCGATCGCGGCCGCCTCAACATCGTGATCCGCGACGATGGCGCCGGGCTCGACCCGAAGGCGATCGAGGCGCGCGCGCGGGAGGCGGGACTGATCGCCGCCGGCGCGCCCACCCCATCCCGCCGCGCCCTTTACGCGCTGCTGTTCGAGCAGGGCTTTTCGACCAGCCGGACGGTGGACGAGGTTTCGGGCCGCGGCATCGGCCTTTCCGTCGTGGCAGAGACCGTGCGCCGGCTGCACGGCCGCGTCCGCATCCTGCCTGGCCGTCCGATGGGTACCGAGATCCGCTTGTCGGTGCCGCTCGCCCTCGCCCGCCAGGCGTTGTTGCTGGTGGAGGCCGGCGGTGGCCGGCATGCCCTTCCCGCGGCCAGTGTCGATCGCGTGCTGCGCCTCACCCCGGACGCGTTCGACCGTACCGAGGGGGGTGCGGTGCTGATGCTGGAGGAGGAGGCGGTGCCCGTCGCAGAGCTGGCCGACCTCCTCGGCCTGCCGGCGTCCGAAGCGCCCGACGGCGCCCGGCCTGCGGTGGTGATCGAAGGATCGGACCAGCGGCGCGTGCTGCTGGTGGATGCACTCGACGACGTCCGCTCGCTGGTGGTGGGCGATCCGACGGCGGTTGCCGCCGACGTGCCGCTGATCTGGGGCACGGTGCTGCTGGAGGACGGCATCGCGCTCGTGCTGGAGCCGGAGGCGCTGCTCGCCGCCGACGCGTCCGGCCCCCGCCGCCGTCCGCGCATCGCGCCTGCGACCCGGCCGGTGCAGCGCACGGTCCTCGTCGTCGACGACTCGATCACCACCCGCACCCTCGAAAAGAGCATCCTGGAGGCGCAGGGCTACCGCGTCCTGATCGCGGTCGACGGCCTTGCCGGGCTGGAGCAGCTGCGCGCCGGGATCGAGCCGATCGACCTCGTGGTGGCAGACGTCGAAATGCCGCGCATGGACGGTTTCGGATTGCTGACGGCAATACGGAACGATCCGGCCCTGCAAGCGCTTCCCGTCGTCATGATGACATCGCGCAACAGCCCGGACGATATCGAGCGTGGACTCCAGCTGGGTGCGAATGCCTATGTGACGAAGCAGGAGTTCGACCAGGGGACGCTGATCTCCGTCGTACAGCAGCTGGTCTGA